CGTTGCCGTATTGCGGATAGGAAACGGGTAAACCCGCTACCAACTCCCCAACGGTATTTACGGTGACCGTAATGGGCTGGAATGCTTGATCGAAGGAGTTCAGCTCCATTGGAGCGGTAAGGTTGCTGTCCTCTGTGATGGAAAGCATATTGGTTATACCATCCAATTCTGCTGCGGCCACCAGGAGCGATGAATTTAAAAAGACCCTATTCTCCGTACCACCATAAAAGGCAATCTCCCAGGCATCCCTGCGAACGGCCGTCTGGGTGTTTGAGCTTAAATCAATATAGACCTGGTTTGGTTGATTGGAACCTCCTTGTTCCGCATCCACAACACCACCTGTAGCGGCAATGGGCGTAAAACTCACTGTGGATGATGTGGTTGTGCCATTGGACCAATCTTGCACATCATAACCATTTAGGGAAAGCGCAACGGATTTGGTGGTGCCTTCAATGGGATCCTGTAATTTGGTAAAGGTAATGGTGGAACCAAGGGCGCCAACAACCACAGGTACCGAAATAGTACCGTTGCCACCTGCCGGCAAGGTGGTAAAGTCCGTACCGTAGGCAGCATTTTCACCCGTATACGATACGGTTATGGTACCCGCTTCGGTTGCTGCCCTTGAAAAGGATAGGGTGATTGCCGTCTCTGCATCGGTTTCGCCCAAGCTTACGGTGGCACTGCTGAAGGATACCGTAAAATCTATCAAATCTTCACCATCATCATCACTGCATGAAGTTATGATGGACAGAAGCGCAATAGCACTCAAATAAAAATACTTTTTCATAATTCTTAATTAAGGTTTAATGTGTATAAGAGTTTTAAAAAATAGGATCTACCGTTACCGAACAATCGGTTGTTGCCACCCGATACGCCATGGGTGCCGGCAGGAATATCGGTTGCATTGACGGTTACGATATCCAATAGGTTTCGGGCACCTAGGGTAACATCAAAGTTTTTAAAAACGGTTGTTCGCACTGAGGCATCCAACCAGGTAAAATCATCGGTTTGGCCAATTTCAAGGCCGTTATCCCCTTGAATAATGTTTTGTGTCCTTCCAGTATATTTTAATAAGGCGGATAAGGATGTTTTTATCTCCGGGATCGTGTACGTTAAAGTTGATTGCAGATTAAGGTTCCATAAATAACCAAAGTCTTCATCCGCTGTCTCATCCACTGCGGTGGATTGCCCTATATAACTTGCTCCAAGGCCTGCCTGCCAATTATTGAAAGTCACTTTATTGGTCAATGAAAAGCCCAGTATTCTTTGAAAATCAACATTACCAAAAGTAAAGAGGGCCCTGCCGTCTTCATCGGTGTCGGCAACCGAAGCTATTCTATTGTCGATATCGTAGTAAAAGGAAGTAAGAGTAGATTTTAAAGGACGGTCCTCACCAATTTTAAAAAGATGGTCTGCATTCAGGAATATGGATATCCCGTCTTCGGGATTAAGATTGGGATTGCCCCGAACATTATGGTTGGCATCCACAAAAAAGAAGAAGAGCTCTGTAAAGTTGGGCGCTCTGAATGCTGAACCTACGGCTAGTTTTAGTTTTGAAGTCTCTGAAAAGTCATAGGTGGAAGAAAGTGACCATACCAGTTTATTTCCGAATTGGGAATTGCTGACCGATCGAAGCCCTGGATAAAACGATAATTTGTCATTGAGGTTAAGGTCGGCAGAGGCAAAGAAGTCGTAGTTTTCCAACGTATTTTCTACAACATCAGTTGAAAAGGCACCTGTGGCAATCGCATCAAAACCCTGCTGTCGTGTAAACTCATAACCCACAAGTAGATTGAAGAATTTTGATTTGGGCATCATATTCGAGATAAAACCTTTGGAATACAGAATATCACTGGATTGGTTCAGGTCATCTGCAGTATAGGATTCGATACCCCTTTGGAGAATGTTATACACATACTGTTCGAAATAGCGTTTTTGGTTTTGGTGGGAGAGCGATACATTATAGGTGGTTGAACCTTTTAAGGGACCTGAAATATTTACGTTGTTCATCAACCTTTGGGTATTGTAGTCTTCATCAAGTGCCGTTGGGTTAACGGCACCAGTATTGGAATCCAACCTGCCATTTACCGTACGGTTATATATGGTAAGGGATTCATCAAAATACTGTAGTTTGTAAAATATCCTGTGTTTGCCCAGGCTCATATTAAAGTTTCCAAACAAGGTGACTTGCTCCCTTGGATTCCATTCCGTCCCCCGAAGTCCATCATTGACAACACGATTGTCCTCAATGTTCACGTAATCCCTACCCTGAAAGTCATTATAAAAGCCAGCATAATCATTTCTGGAAGCACCAAGGGTATAGGATATGGCCGGACTTATTTGGTTGCTGACCTTTACATTTTGAATGTGTCTGCCCCGGTCAAAAAGGGAGTATTCACTGCCTATGGTCTCTTCTTGTACAGAACTTTGTATCTGCCATGTATGGTCGCCTTCAATACCTCTTTTGGTAACAATATTAATAACCCCTGCCACAGCATTGTCACCATATAAAACCCCGGCAGAACCTTCTATGATTTCTACCCGTTC
The sequence above is a segment of the Muricauda sp. SCSIO 64092 genome. Coding sequences within it:
- a CDS encoding HmuY family protein; translation: MKKYFYLSAIALLSIITSCSDDDGEDLIDFTVSFSSATVSLGETDAETAITLSFSRAATEAGTITVSYTGENAAYGTDFTTLPAGGNGTISVPVVVGALGSTITFTKLQDPIEGTTKSVALSLNGYDVQDWSNGTTTSSTVSFTPIAATGGVVDAEQGGSNQPNQVYIDLSSNTQTAVRRDAWEIAFYGGTENRVFLNSSLLVAAAELDGITNMLSITEDSNLTAPMELNSFDQAFQPITVTVNTVGELVAGLPVSYPQYGNVAENRVFTDNQEGTLEGTAFAEISTTAEQNNVYIVSLGSEIPTEPAEIGSISTTGENRGFMKVRILSDGNSYTVQYAALNETSNFSEVTIQKDDSYNLIAFSLTEGQVVNVEPEKGNWDLNFSGVFSYYGAASFGGPPTIAGVTFSDYVLHNTLGGVGLYQVTTKDADGNATDAPSYTNFSRADVVESELVYNDRAIIGSGWRSVFGVAAVRDDRYFVLKDADDNYYKLLFTAFTNDQGERGFPQFTYERL
- a CDS encoding TonB-dependent receptor plug domain-containing protein, yielding MSLNKNNFSIIFFLLGGILLSAQSSQEKDSIVTERLEEVVVTGESQVMSLSKKLFTVGVIDQKGISRLAGNNLADVLTQNLNITIVPDASTGKSTVSMFGLDGEYVKVLIDGIPIASDNGIGNNIDISQINLEDVERVEIIEGSAGVLYGDNAVAGVINIVTKRGIEGDHTWQIQSSVQEETIGSEYSLFDRGRHIQNVKVSNQISPAISYTLGASRNDYAGFYNDFQGRDYVNIEDNRVVNDGLRGTEWNPREQVTLFGNFNMSLGKHRIFYKLQYFDESLTIYNRTVNGRLDSNTGAVNPTALDEDYNTQRLMNNVNISGPLKGSTTYNVSLSHQNQKRYFEQYVYNILQRGIESYTADDLNQSSDILYSKGFISNMMPKSKFFNLLVGYEFTRQQGFDAIATGAFSTDVVENTLENYDFFASADLNLNDKLSFYPGLRSVSNSQFGNKLVWSLSSTYDFSETSKLKLAVGSAFRAPNFTELFFFFVDANHNVRGNPNLNPEDGISIFLNADHLFKIGEDRPLKSTLTSFYYDIDNRIASVADTDEDGRALFTFGNVDFQRILGFSLTNKVTFNNWQAGLGASYIGQSTAVDETADEDFGYLWNLNLQSTLTYTIPEIKTSLSALLKYTGRTQNIIQGDNGLEIGQTDDFTWLDASVRTTVFKNFDVTLGARNLLDIVTVNATDIPAGTHGVSGGNNRLFGNGRSYFLKLLYTLNLN